One window from the genome of Diabrotica virgifera virgifera chromosome 6, PGI_DIABVI_V3a encodes:
- the LOC114341152 gene encoding piggyBac transposable element-derived protein 4-like — protein MNNTDDILQSGSNSNKKIKLDMKKKLTEEELLRLLETSDEEFSDFLDSDSEYLPESEDEIENTLPTALIEDTEDTPNLLVDVDESDKWKENFDGMKNFPFLKHQELLVEVSDNNPVDFFRMLLTDECLQQVCDETNRYAEHIFLSNAGATHSRIFDWKILTSEELLVFLGLVLHMGHISLPRIEDYWKKKDPLFANAIFSTFMGRNRFMVIMRCLHFNNNPEEGEQVPEDRIYKIRPMINFFNKRMEEVYYPDRNLSLDESMVLHRGRLNFRQYLKNKKHKYGIKLYMLTEPNGLILKFLVYSGMFDDSGGKGHVNKVVLHLLEGKLNVGHCVYMDNFYNSFDLAKNLLEFSTYCTGTLRIDRKNNPAAVRQEKLAKGATIARCRKGVLVGKWKDKRDVYYITTECQNTLQEVTTRRGQHVIKPEPIIRYNKNMSGIDRQDQMLAYYPSQRKTVRWPTKIFIHVIQMMAINAHILYNKYSGKKIGLYEFRLQLVRSLLKVINSEAKLVPKDHSVTKREVKDVKGKVMRKRCKTCSQQNIRKDTIYECKACPDTPGFCLDCCQISHKV, from the exons ATGAATAACACTGACGATATTTTACAAAGTGgctcaaattcaaataaaaaaataaaattagatatgaaaaaaaaattaacagagGAAGAACTTTTGAGATTATTAGAAACAAGCGATGAAGAATTTAGTGACTTTCTTGATTCAGACAGTGAATATTTACCAGAATCTGAGGatgaaattgaaaatactttACCTACAGCACTTATTGAGGATACGGAAGATACG CCTAATCTACTCGTTGATGTTGATGAAAGCGATAAATGGAAAGAAAATTTTGATGGTatgaaaaattttccttttttaaaacACCAAGAGTTACTAGTAGAAGTTTCCGATAATAATCCAGTTGACTTTTTTCGGATGCTACTTACAGATGAATGTTTGCAGCAAGTATGTGATGAGACAAACAGGTATGCCGAGCACATTTTCTTATCTAATGCAGGGGCGACACATTCTAGGATTTTCGATTGGAAAATTTTGACTTCCGAAGAACTGCTAGTCTTTTTAGGATTAGTTCTACACATGGGTCATATTTCGTTGCCTAGGATTGAGGATTATTGGAAAAAGAAAGATCCTCTTTTTGCTAATGCAATTTTTTCCACTTTTATGGGCCGGAACAGATTTATGGTCATAATGCGATGTTTGCATTTTAATAATAATCCAGAAGAGGGAGAACAAGTACCTGAAGACAGAATTTATAAAATTAGACCGATGATAAACTTTTTCAATAAGAGAATGGAAGAAGTTTATTATCCTGATCGTAATTTGAGCTTAGATGAGTCAATGGTATTACACAGAGGACGACTTAATTTTAGACAatacttaaaaaacaaaaaacataaatatgGGATTAAGTTGTATATGTTGACCGAACCAAATGgtctaattttaaaatttttagtttattcTGGAATGTTTGACGATTCAGGTGGAAAAGGACATGTTAATAAAGTGGTTTTGCACCTTTTAGAAGGGAAACTAAATGTAGGCCATTGCGTTTACATGGACAATTTTTACAACAGCTTTGATTTAGCTAAAAATTTACTTGAATTTTCCACTTACTGCACAGGAACTCTTAGAATTGACCGTAAAAATAATCCGGCAGCAGTAAGGCAAGAAAAACTTGCTAAAGGTGCAACAATTGCCCGTTGCCGAAAAGGGGTATTAGTTGGCAAATGGAAGGATAAAAGGGACGTTTACTATATAACAACAGAATGTCAAAACACTTTACAAGAAGTTACAACAAGAAGAGGTCAACATGTAATAAAACCAGAGCCTATTatcagatataataaaaatatgtctGGTATTGACCGGCAAGACCAGATGCTTGCCTATTATCCGAGTCAACGAAAAACTGTACGATggccaacaaaaatatttatacatgttATACAGATGATGGCTATAAATGCCCACATACTATACAACAAGTACTCTGGAAAAAAGATTGGTCTTTACGAATTTCGTTTACAACTCGTTAGATCCCTTTTAAAAGTTATTAATTCTGAAGCCAAACTTGTTCCAAAAGATCATTCAGTAACAAAACGAGAGGTAAAGGATGTAAAGGGAAAAGTTATGAGAAAACGCTGTAAAACTTGCAGTCAACAAAATATTCGTAAAGATACAATTTACGAATGCAAAGCCTGTCCCGATACCCCTGGATTTTGTCTGGATTGCTGTCAAATATCCCACAAAGTTTAA